In Trifolium pratense cultivar HEN17-A07 linkage group LG7, ARS_RC_1.1, whole genome shotgun sequence, a genomic segment contains:
- the LOC123898463 gene encoding protein ROS1A-like codes for MISPSTPMAIPFNDSSPVSENDDTMSCCNEDLSNHADQVFDVLHQCEDVELCPPSFSKKRNNSQKDVNDELQKPVKRTKYRPKVVSQVAKRTKKSQPESNNTPKPATPKQRKTYVRRKTPKCQRPLFVDEDSISFSFLENFNNSKVDQHEIENSTITNESAIGYNSLQSYQKMTSLSCLTLIESRRVGVNFPITCKRKRVRRQKIQLVKLLTPFAKGKRSTTFIRKRKCWTHFCVDGMSKTSRKMKSLIKRIVSLKKQKRPKPNKLVARKKSGELVLYNKKSRVDVILDEETLRVSNLLLAERGHHEPNQSDEQKRYWKETRDFYQERFNMFLYRMRYIQGDRRFTPWKGSVLDSVVGVFLTQNVSDHLSSNAFMSLAVKYPLKSVSCEQSNNLFLSAPKFDTEINDREVEESEAQEAIESSKVDSETENNSCPMERRNSDYSEVSCERSNNEEIETQKANKSSKVDERNSDSSEVSCERSNIEDTETQRAKSSKVDGMERNSDSSEVSCERSNIDDTETQKANKSSKADGMERNSDSLGMNFGMKQTPDTKKSKKEEREEENRILLEKKRQNWAELRKKNTKSHRHRDHEDSIDYEAVRTAKLVDVAAAIKIRGQHTIIGGKIKAMLNKIRDSDGRMDLEWLRNIEPKEVKEFLLDIYGLGLKSVECIRLLALNHVAFPVDVNVARIVVRLGWVPLQPLPGYIQIHNLEIFPDSNKIQQFLWPRLCTLDHETLYELHYQLITFGKVFCTKRNPNCNACPMSDVCEHYKSSLARTKLALPPNPNSDQTIVATETDHANAYSDLLSNSKSTFITEDRKECEPIVEMPASPEPEDIDLDSELDEEIYYGHTNEDKDIEDIMTVNLSSQESSFLSKILDNSFEEFDYGMNTSSTMVLSQAAAIPSQKMKNVSRLKTERLVYVLPDKHPLLAKCAPREPNDRSPYLLIVWLPAELGSSDETSKTGLQEEENIQSQTVPGTLLIPCRTAMRARFPLNGTYFQTNEVFADYASMKQPINVPRNWIWNLERRITYFGTSFSSITRGLSMEQIKNLCWEGFICVRAIDTITGAPRPISSILHRNTTTKVGKGNKNVLPNES; via the exons ATGATTTCACCTTCAACGCCAATGGCGATTCCTTTCAATGATTCCAGTCCCGTTTCAGAAAACGATGATACTATGAGTTGCTGCAACGAGGACTTGTCCAACCATGCAGACCAGGTGTTCGACGTTTTGCATCAAT GTGAAGATGTTGAATTATGTCCACCATCATTTTCTAAGAAAAGGAACAATAGCCAAAAGGATGTTAATGATGAGCTTCAAAAACCAGTTAAAAGGACGAAATATCGGCCTAAAGTGGTGTCTCAAGTTGCCAAAAGAACAAAGAAATCCCAGCCTGAAAGCAACAACACTCCAAAACCGGCAACTCCGAAGCAAAGGAAAACTTACGTCAGAAGAAAGACTCCCAAGTGTCAGCGACCATTATTTGTTGACGAAGATTccatttctttttcatttttggaAAATTTCAACAATTCAAAGGTTGATCAGCATGAAATTGAGAATTCAACAATAACCAATGAATCTGCCATCGGATACAATTCACTGCAAAGTTACCAGAAGATGACTTCATTGTCATGTTTAACTCTAATTGAGAGCAGAAGAGTTGGGGTAAATTTTCCAATAACGTGTAAGCGGAAAAGAGTTAGAAGGCAAAAAATACAATTGGTAAAACTCTTGACTCCTTTTGCAAAGGGGAAGAGGTCAACAACTTTTATCAGGAAGAGAAAATGTTGGACACATTTCTGTGTAGACGGAATGTCTAaaactagtagaaaaatgaaatCTCTTATCAAGAGAATTGTTTCTTTGAAGAAACAAAAACGTCCAAAGCCCAATAAGCTAGTTGCCCGCAAAAAATCGGGAGAATTAGTTCtgtataataaaaaatctagaGTTGACGTAATACTTGATGAAGAGACGTTAAGAGTATCAAATTTGCTTCTTGCTGAAAGAGGACACCATGAGCCCAATCAAAGTGATGAACAGAAGCGGTATTGGAAGGAGACAAGAGATTTCTATCAGGAAAGGTTTAATATGTTCTTATATCGAATGCGTTACATCCAAG GTGACAGACGATTCACACCGTGGAAAGGTTCTGTTTTGGATTCTGTAGTTGGAGTTTTCTTAACTCAAAATGTGTCTGACCATTTGTCAAG CAATGCATTTATGTCACTTGCTGTGAAGTACCCTCTTAAATCAGTTAGCTGTGAACAAAGCAACAACCTATTTCTTTCAGCTCCTAAATTTGATACTGAAATAAATGATAGAGAAGTTGAAGAATCGGAAGCTCAGGAAGCCATTGAATCTTCTAAAGTTGACAGCGAAACTGAAAATAATTCATGTCCCATGGAGAGGAGAAACTCAGACTATTCCGAAGTTAGCTGTGAACGAAGCAACAATGAAGAAATTGAAACTCAGAAAGccaacaaatcttccaaagtTGATGAGAGAAACTCGGACTCTTCTGAAGTTAGCTGTGAACGAAGCAACATCGAAGATACTGAAACTCAGAGAGCCAAGTCTTCCAAAGTTGATGGCATGGAGAGAAACTCAGACTCTTCTGAAGTTAGCTGTGAACGAAGCAACATTGACGATACTGAAACTCAGAAAGccaacaaatcttccaaagcTGATGGCATGGAGAGAAACTCAGATTCTCTTGGCATGAATTTTGGTATGAAACAAACTCCTGatacaaaaaaaagtaagaaagaagagagagaagagGAAAATAGGATCCTATTGGAAAAGAAGAGACAAAATTGGGCTGAACTAAGAAAAAAGAACACGAAAAGTCATCGACACCGTGATCATGAGGATTCCATTGATTACGAAGCAGTAAGAACTGCAAAACTTGTTGACGTTGCTGCAGCTATTAAAATTCGTGGGCAACACACCATTATTGGAGGCAAAATAAAG GCTATGTTGAACAAGATAAGGGACTCAGATGGAAGGATGGATTTAGAATGGCTAAGAAATATTGAACCAAAGGAAGTAAA GGAATTTCTTTTGGACATATATGGATTGGGATTGAAAAGTGTGGAATGTATAAGGCTTTTAGCTCTTAATCATGTTGCTTTTCCG GTGGATGTAAATGTTGCAAGAATTGTTGTACGTTTGGGATGGGTTCCGCTGCAACCATTGCCAGGATATATTCAAATACATAATTTAGAGAT tTTTCCAGATTCAAACAAAATTCAACAATTTCTTTGGCCAAGACTATGCACGCTTGATCATGAGACATT GTATGAATTGCATTATCAGTTGATAACCTTTGGAAAG GTTTTTTGTACAAAGAGAAATCCGAATTGCAATGCTTGTCCAATGAGTGACGTGTGTGAACATTATAAAAGTTCTCTTGCAAG GACAAAACTTGCCTTACCACCCAATCCAAACTCAGATCAAACAATTGTAGCGACAGAAACGGATCATGCCAATGCATACTCTGATTTGCTAAGCAATTCTAAATCAACATTCATTACTGAGGACCGTAAAGAATGTGAGCCTATAGTTGAGATGCCTGCATCACCAGAACCAGAAGACATTGATTTAGATTCAGAGCTTGATGAAGAGATTTACTATGGTCATACTAACGAAGATAAAGACATTGAGGATATTATGACAGTCAACCTCAGCAGTCAAGAATCATCATTCTTGTCAAAGATACTTGATAATTCTTTTGAAGAGTTTGATTATGGCATGAATACATCATCAACTATGGTATTAAGTCAAGCTGCCGCAATTCCttcacaaaaaatgaaaaatgttagCCGCCTGAAAACTGAGCGCTTAGT TTATGTCCTCCCAGATAAGCACCCTCTCCTAGCAAAG TGCGCTCCACGAGAACCAAATGATCGTTCCCCTTATCTCCTGATTGTATGGTTACCAG CTGAATTAGGAAGCTCGGATGAAACAAGCAAGACCGGCTTGCAGGAGGAAGAGAATATTCAAAGTCAAACAGTTCCTGGAACACTGCTG ATACCATGCCGAACTGCAATGAGAGCGCGTTTTCCCTTGAATGGAACATACTTTCAAACCAATGAG gTTTTTGCTGACTATGCTTCAATGAAACAACCAATCAATGTTCCTCGAAATTGGATATGGAATCTAGAAAGACGGATAACATATTTTGGCACTAGCTTTTCATCAATAACGAGAG GTTTATCAATGGAACAAATTAAGAATTTGTGTTGGGAAG ggTTCATTTGTGTGAGAGCCATTGATACTATAACTGGAGCTCCAAGGCCTATATCATCTATATTGCATCGCAACACAACAACCAAAGTCGGAAAGGGAAATAAAAATGTGTTGCCAAATGAGTCATAA
- the LOC123898799 gene encoding arogenate dehydratase 3-like, with protein sequence MHTLSPPPSSNTLNFNHITRPRLTPNRFGPTRVSIKCAYGLNQGSYGFGSSRADWQSSCAILSSKVDSQEKPSTAAGADNIAAINGHKTNITDLQLVPIGNIGGGEIEAVSKPLLSKPLTISDLAPAPMHGSSLRVAYQGVPGAYSEAAAGKAYPNCEAIPCDQFEVAFQAVELWIADRAVLPVENSLGGSIHRNYDLLLRHRLHIVGEVQLPVHHCLLALPGIRKEYLTRVISHPQALSQCEHTLTKLGLNVAREAVDDTAGAAEFIATNNLRDTAAIASSRAAELYGLNILADGIQDDPSNVTRFVMLAREPIIPRTDRPFKTSIVFAHDKGTSVLFKVLSAFAFRNISLTKIESRPHRNRPIRLVDDANVGTAKHFEYLFYVDFEASMAEVRAQNALAEVQEFTSFLRVLGSYPMDMTPWTPSRDD encoded by the coding sequence ATGCACACTCTATCTCCACCTCCGTCTTCCAACACTCTCAATTTCAACCACATAACACGGCCACGTTTAACCCCAAACCGGTTCGGTCCGACCCGTGTTTCTATCAAATGCGCTTACGGTTTAAACCAAGGAAGCTACGGTTTCGGTTCAAGCCGAGCCGATTGGCAAAGCTCATGCGCTATCTTATCTAGCAAAGTCGATTCACAAGAAAAACCTTCCACCGCCGCCGGCGCCGATAACATCGCCGCCATCAACGGTCATAAAACTAACATCACCGATCTACAACTTGTTCCAATCGGAAACATCGGCGGTGGAGAAATTGAAGCCGTTTCCAAACCGCTTCTATCAAAGCCGTTAACAATCTCCGACTTAGCTCCAGCTCCGATGCACGGCTCATCTCTTCGCGTCGCTTACCAAGGCGTTCCCGGAGCTTACTCCGAAGCCGCCGCCGGAAAAGCTTATCCGAATTGCGAAGCAATTCCATGTGACCAATTCGAAGTAGCGTTTCAAGCGGTTGAGCTTTGGATCGCCGATCGTGCCGTTCTACCGGTTGAAAATTCACTCGGAGGTTCAATTCATCGGAACTACGATCTTCTCCTCCGTCACCGTCTTCACATCGTCGGCGAAGTTCAACTTCCGGTACATCACTGTCTCCTCGCTCTTCCAGGAATTAGAAAAGAATATCTAACACGAGTAATCTCACATCCACAAGCTTTATCTCAATGCGAACACACTTTAACAAAACTCGGTCTCAACGTTGCACGTGAAGCTGTCGATGACACAGCAGGTGCCGCAGAGTTTATTGCAACTAATAATCTCCGCGACACAGCTGCCATCGCCAGCTCACGTGCGGCCGAGCTATACGGTTTAAATATATTAGCAGATGGAATACAAGATGATCCGAGTAACGTAACCAGATTCGTTATGTTAGCAAGAGAACCAATAATTCCGAGAACTGATCGTCCATTTAAAACAAGTATTGTTTTCGCTCATGATAAAGGAACTTCAGTGCTTTTTAAAGTGCTTTCAGCTTTTGCGTTTAGGAATATTAGTTTAACTAAGATTGAATCAAGGCCTCATCGTAACCGTCCGATTAGACTTGTTGATGATGCTAATGTTGGAACTGCTAAGCATTTTGAGTATTTGTTTTATGTTGATTTTGAAGCTTCTATGGCTGAAGTTAGAGCACAAAATGCGTTGGCTGAAGTTCAGGAGTTCACGTCTTTTTTAAGAGTTTTGGGTAGTTACCCTATGGATATGACACCATGGACTCCCTCCAGAgatgattaa
- the LOC123898274 gene encoding putative phytosulfokines 6, producing the protein MRLSFIFGAQVFFLFFLLSSSLLFARTLTSEQEPNTKFDEVSREDFVLEVEGSDSLKLMEMENCNIEDEECMQRRMTLEAHLDYIYTQHHKP; encoded by the exons ATGAGGCTAAGTTTTATCTTTGGAGCTCAagtatttttccttttctttttactttCCTCTTCATTACTTTTTGCTAGGACACTTACTAGTGAACAAG AGCCAAACACAAAATTTGATGAAGTCTCAAGGGAGGACTTTGTTTTGGAGGTGGAAGGAAGTGATTCTTTGAAG CTGATGGAAATGGAGAACTGCAatattgaagatgaagaatgcATGCAGAGAAGAATGACTTTAGAAGCTCACCTAGATTACATCTACACCCAACATCATAAGCCTTGA